A DNA window from Moorella thermoacetica contains the following coding sequences:
- the treZ gene encoding malto-oligosyltrehalose trehalohydrolase, translating to MTYSVSLGANYLGDGRCRFHLWAPLAESVAVQIVAPEERLEPLTRKERGYFQGEVAGVVPGSLYYYLLDGQQLPDPASRYQPRGVHGPSQVVDAKAFSWSDRCWPGPKGEDLIFYELHVGTFTPEGTFEAIIAHLDDLRTLGVTAIELMPVAQFPGCRNWGYDGVFPFAVQNSYGGPEGLRRLVDTCHRYGLAVFLDVVYNHLGPEGNYLAKFGPYFTDRYRTPWGQALNFDGPGSDEVRRFFIENALYWLTEFHLDGLRLDAIHAIMDKSALPFLEELAAAVKLQAERLDRRVYIVAESDLNDPRVIRPQELGGYGLDAQWCDDFHHALHALLTGERNGYYRDFGTLGNLARAFREGYVYTGQYSAYRQRRHGRRPHPCKGNQFVVFTQNHDQVGNRARGERLSTLVPFVKLKLAAAVVLLSPFVPLLFMGEEYGETAPFQYFTSHSDPRLIAAVRRGRREEFAGHNWTGEVPDPQDEATFRRSRLNHGLSLQGQHRVLWEFYRQLIQLRRELPSLTELNLENMEVITCEEDLVLFVRRWSRDSEVGIIFSFSNTATAPTLPLPAGRWRKRLDAAEERWLGDGSTIPALLVSQGKMQVPLTPGACLLFERIKEAQAD from the coding sequence ATGACCTATAGTGTTAGCCTGGGCGCCAATTACCTGGGGGATGGCCGCTGCCGCTTCCACCTCTGGGCACCCCTGGCCGAAAGCGTCGCGGTACAGATCGTGGCACCTGAAGAAAGACTCGAACCTTTAACCCGAAAAGAACGTGGTTACTTTCAGGGCGAGGTAGCGGGGGTCGTACCAGGTAGTCTCTATTACTACCTCCTGGACGGGCAGCAGTTACCCGACCCCGCTTCGCGCTATCAGCCACGGGGGGTCCACGGCCCTTCCCAGGTAGTAGACGCCAAAGCCTTTTCCTGGTCGGATCGCTGCTGGCCGGGGCCCAAGGGTGAGGATTTAATCTTTTATGAGCTGCATGTAGGGACCTTCACCCCGGAGGGCACTTTTGAAGCCATCATCGCCCACCTAGACGATTTGCGCACCCTGGGGGTTACCGCCATTGAATTAATGCCCGTGGCCCAGTTCCCGGGATGCCGCAACTGGGGTTACGACGGCGTTTTCCCCTTCGCCGTCCAGAACTCTTACGGTGGACCGGAGGGGCTCAGGCGGCTGGTGGATACCTGCCACAGGTACGGCCTGGCCGTATTCCTCGATGTGGTCTACAACCACCTGGGCCCGGAAGGAAACTACCTGGCCAAATTCGGGCCTTATTTTACCGATCGTTACCGTACCCCCTGGGGACAGGCCCTCAACTTTGATGGACCCGGCAGCGACGAAGTCCGGCGCTTCTTTATCGAAAACGCCCTTTACTGGTTAACCGAGTTTCACCTGGATGGCTTACGGTTGGACGCCATTCATGCCATTATGGATAAGTCTGCGTTACCTTTCCTGGAGGAACTGGCCGCTGCCGTGAAGCTTCAGGCCGAACGGCTGGATCGCCGGGTTTATATTGTTGCCGAGAGTGACTTGAACGACCCCCGGGTAATCCGGCCGCAAGAATTGGGGGGATACGGCCTTGATGCCCAGTGGTGCGACGACTTTCACCACGCCCTGCATGCGCTGCTGACGGGGGAAAGAAACGGCTACTATCGTGACTTCGGCACCCTCGGCAACCTGGCCCGGGCCTTCCGGGAAGGTTATGTTTACACCGGTCAGTACTCTGCCTACCGGCAGCGGCGGCACGGCCGGCGGCCGCATCCGTGCAAGGGTAACCAGTTCGTGGTTTTTACCCAGAACCATGATCAAGTAGGTAATCGGGCCCGGGGTGAAAGGTTAAGCACCCTGGTTCCCTTCGTCAAACTCAAACTGGCCGCCGCCGTAGTGCTCCTCTCCCCCTTCGTACCACTGCTCTTCATGGGCGAGGAATACGGTGAAACAGCACCTTTTCAATACTTTACCAGCCATTCCGATCCCCGTCTGATCGCAGCGGTACGCCGGGGGCGGCGGGAAGAATTCGCCGGCCACAACTGGACAGGCGAGGTGCCCGATCCCCAGGATGAGGCCACCTTCCGACGTTCCCGTCTTAACCACGGCCTCAGCCTTCAGGGACAGCACCGGGTACTCTGGGAGTTCTACCGGCAGCTAATCCAGTTACGCCGGGAACTACCCTCCCTTACGGAGCTAAACCTGGAAAATATGGAGGTTATCACCTGCGAGGAGGACCTGGTCCTGTTCGTACGCCGCTGGAGTAGGGATAGTGAGGTGGGCATCATATTTTCCTTTAGCAACACCGCAACGGCCCCTACCCTGCCCCTGCCGGCAGGTCGCTGGCGCAAACGCCTGGATGCCGCTGAAGAGCGCTGGCTGGGCGATGGTAGTACCATACCTGCCCTGCTCGTATCCCAGGGAAAAATGCAGGTGCCTTTAACCCCGGGAGCATGCCTGTTGTTTGAACGAATAAAGGAGGCTCAGGCTGACTAA
- a CDS encoding DUF3536 domain-containing protein: MERYICIHGHFYQPPRENPWLEDIELQDSAYPYHDWDERITAECYEPNTASRILDGDGWIRKIVNNYSKISFNFGPTLLSWMETNAPEVYRAIIEADRESQRRFSGHGSALAQAYNHMIMPLANTRDKYTQVIWGIKDFEHRFGRRPEGMWLPETAVDLETLAILAQQGIRFTILAHWQARRIRPLGSDNWQEVHGGLDTTMPYQVRLPNTDRTINVFFYNGEVARAVAFEKLLDNGERFAKRLLSVFNEGRNAPQLVNIATDGETYGHHHRHGDMALAYALDYIEANKLARLTNYGEYLEKHPPTHEVEINNNSSWSCAHGVERWRTNCGCNTGMHPGWSQAWRAPLRDSLNWLRNTLAPKFEGRARQFLKDPWAARNDYIAVILDRSPENFDRFLGQHATRILNQEEKITVLKLLELQRHAMLMFTSCGWFFDEISGIETVQVIKYAGRVIQLAQELFNESPEPRFMEMLAQAKSNIPEHRDGAHIYEKFVKPAMVDLLKVGAHYALCSLYETYDQHSRIFCYDVYREDYQNRLAGTARLAVGRAQVTSQITQESIKISYGAVTLGNHNVSGGVQVYTNDDSYQRMVQELTGAFDRADFNEVIRLLDQHFAGATYSLRQLFRDKQRMVLDIILESTLAEAAEDYRRIYDRHAPLMRFLKDLNIPQPRALQAAAEFVLNTSLRQAFAGDNLDLEHIKALLGEAEMAGVPLDGEGLGYVLEQTLKQMAEKLLGQPDDQVFIGRLDAVISLVRSLPFEVNLWKVQNAYYRLLQTVYPGYREKARQGDGEARAWLDLFNSLGDKLQVRRGKNG; encoded by the coding sequence ATGGAACGGTACATTTGCATCCACGGCCATTTTTACCAGCCGCCACGGGAAAACCCCTGGCTGGAGGACATCGAGCTCCAGGACTCGGCTTACCCCTACCACGACTGGGATGAACGGATTACCGCTGAATGCTACGAACCTAATACCGCCTCACGCATTCTTGATGGTGACGGGTGGATCAGGAAAATCGTCAACAACTATAGCAAAATCAGTTTCAACTTTGGTCCCACCCTCCTTTCCTGGATGGAAACCAATGCCCCGGAGGTTTACCGGGCGATCATTGAAGCCGACCGGGAAAGCCAGCGGCGCTTCTCGGGACACGGTTCCGCCCTGGCCCAGGCCTATAACCACATGATCATGCCCCTGGCCAACACGCGTGATAAATACACCCAGGTAATCTGGGGGATTAAAGATTTTGAGCATCGCTTTGGCCGGCGGCCGGAAGGAATGTGGTTACCTGAGACCGCCGTTGATCTGGAAACCCTCGCCATCCTGGCCCAGCAGGGCATCCGTTTTACCATCCTGGCCCACTGGCAGGCCCGCCGCATCCGTCCCCTGGGTAGCGATAACTGGCAGGAGGTCCACGGCGGCCTAGATACCACCATGCCTTATCAGGTCCGCCTGCCCAATACGGACCGGACCATCAATGTCTTCTTTTATAATGGCGAAGTCGCCCGCGCCGTAGCCTTCGAGAAACTGCTCGATAACGGCGAACGCTTTGCCAAACGTCTACTGAGTGTCTTTAACGAGGGACGCAACGCGCCCCAGCTTGTCAATATTGCTACTGACGGGGAGACCTACGGCCACCACCACCGCCACGGGGATATGGCCCTGGCCTACGCCCTGGATTATATTGAAGCCAATAAACTGGCACGTCTAACCAACTATGGAGAATACCTGGAAAAACACCCGCCCACCCATGAGGTGGAGATAAATAATAATAGCTCCTGGAGCTGTGCCCATGGAGTGGAAAGGTGGCGAACTAATTGTGGCTGTAACACGGGTATGCATCCAGGGTGGAGCCAGGCCTGGCGGGCACCCCTGCGCGATAGCCTCAACTGGCTGCGGAACACCCTGGCACCCAAGTTTGAGGGAAGGGCGCGCCAGTTTCTAAAAGATCCCTGGGCCGCGCGTAACGACTACATCGCGGTCATCCTCGACCGTTCACCGGAAAACTTCGACCGCTTCCTCGGACAACATGCCACCCGTATACTAAACCAGGAAGAAAAAATTACGGTGTTGAAGCTGTTGGAGCTCCAGCGACACGCCATGTTAATGTTCACCAGCTGCGGCTGGTTCTTTGATGAGATCTCAGGCATTGAGACAGTGCAGGTTATTAAATACGCCGGCCGTGTGATTCAATTAGCTCAGGAACTATTTAACGAGTCGCCAGAGCCCCGTTTTATGGAGATGCTGGCCCAGGCCAAGAGCAACATCCCTGAACACCGTGACGGAGCCCATATCTATGAAAAATTCGTCAAGCCGGCAATGGTCGACTTGCTTAAGGTAGGTGCCCATTATGCCCTGTGTTCCCTGTACGAAACCTATGACCAGCATTCCCGCATCTTTTGCTACGATGTCTACCGTGAAGACTACCAGAATCGTTTAGCAGGTACAGCCAGGTTAGCTGTAGGCCGGGCGCAGGTCACCTCCCAGATTACCCAGGAGTCGATCAAGATTAGTTATGGCGCCGTTACTTTAGGTAACCATAATGTTAGTGGCGGTGTCCAGGTTTACACCAATGACGATTCCTACCAGCGAATGGTACAGGAATTAACCGGTGCCTTCGACCGGGCCGATTTCAATGAGGTCATCAGGCTCCTGGATCAACACTTTGCAGGGGCCACCTATTCCTTAAGGCAGCTTTTCCGGGACAAACAGCGGATGGTACTGGATATCATCCTGGAGTCCACCCTGGCGGAAGCGGCGGAAGATTACCGGCGCATTTACGATCGTCATGCTCCTTTAATGCGGTTCTTAAAGGATTTAAATATCCCCCAGCCCCGGGCCCTGCAAGCCGCTGCCGAGTTCGTCTTGAACACCAGCCTCCGCCAGGCTTTCGCAGGTGACAATCTGGACCTGGAACACATAAAAGCGCTCTTGGGGGAAGCCGAGATGGCCGGTGTTCCCCTCGACGGCGAAGGTCTGGGGTATGTCCTGGAACAGACCCTGAAACAGATGGCTGAGAAACTGCTAGGCCAACCTGACGACCAGGTCTTCATCGGGCGTTTGGACGCGGTGATCAGCCTGGTGCGCTCGTTACCCTTTGAAGTAAACCTCTGGAAAGTCCAAAACGCTTATTACCGTCTGTTGCAGACAGTTTACCCCGGATACCGGGAGAAAGCCCGGCAGGGGGATGGGGAAGCCCGGGCGTGGCTTGACCTGTTCAACTCCCTGGGTGACAAACTGCAGGTACGGAGAGGCAAAAATGGCTAG